In Deltaproteobacteria bacterium, the following are encoded in one genomic region:
- the grpE gene encoding nucleotide exchange factor GrpE: MPGKKSVKVDVKSDPSSEEADATEQLEAAAEEGAEETGVDVEKKLEEAEAEARENHDRFLRVSAEFENFKKRKQREMDDFRKFANETLFRELLTVVDNLERAVGSFAEACESKQLLEGVELTLKEILKIFEKFDVRPIEAVEKAFDPSVHQAVLQEPSETHAENTVIREFQKGYTIHDRLLRPAMVVVSKSATTEAGEA, encoded by the coding sequence ATGCCAGGTAAAAAATCAGTGAAAGTCGATGTCAAGTCAGATCCATCCTCTGAAGAGGCGGATGCAACAGAACAGCTGGAGGCAGCTGCCGAAGAGGGGGCCGAGGAAACCGGCGTCGATGTCGAAAAGAAACTCGAAGAAGCAGAGGCTGAGGCCAGGGAAAACCACGACCGTTTCCTGAGGGTGTCCGCGGAATTTGAGAATTTCAAAAAGCGGAAGCAGCGTGAAATGGACGATTTCAGGAAATTCGCCAATGAAACGCTGTTCAGGGAATTGCTGACGGTCGTCGACAACCTCGAAAGAGCCGTGGGTTCCTTTGCGGAAGCATGCGAAAGCAAGCAGCTGTTGGAAGGCGTTGAACTGACCCTGAAGGAAATTTTGAAAATATTCGAAAAATTTGACGTCAGACCCATCGAGGCGGTGGAAAAAGCCTTCGACCCGTCGGTGCACCAGGCCGTGTTGCAGGAGCCTTCCGAAACCCATGCGGAGAATACGGTCATCCGTGAATTCCAAAAGGGCTACACCATCCATGATCGGTTGCTTCGGCCGGCAATGGTGGTTGTTTCCAAGTCAGCGACCACCGAAGCGGGTGAGGCTTGA
- the tilS gene encoding tRNA lysidine(34) synthetase TilS: MHGAIEHKQVHPLVATVAGTVSRWGMLRRGDAVLVAVSGGPDSVALLHVLIELSAGLGLRLGVAHLNHSLRGRASDSDAAFVSTLAQKLNITCHTFKKDIQKLREKEGGNLEERSRRARYAFFEKTAAANGYRKIAIGHHADDSAELVLMNLLRGSGPGGIAGIAPVRGRSIVRPLIDVRRRDIIAYLQAGHISFVQDASNRDPGFLRNRIRNKLIPELCRNVNPRLPETLVRTAAIVREEEAWLQKIVAGMLDAATVESDGGQVILSAAYLSGLPVAALRRVLRTALEKLKGDLRGITFAHVSGVADLLLKKHAGRERHLPGRILARRRKLELVITRENRPLRETSPGRPPEKSVGFRYDIAPPAGRTSTVLIEETGQKLLLSVLDRDEMPGVASAGQNCGFFDMEKLAFPLMLRRYQAGDRFTPLGLNGSQKVSKFFIDHKVAHRLRQTCPILLNRGRIVWVVGHRIDDHFKVGAATRRILKMELLLA; this comes from the coding sequence ATGCACGGAGCAATCGAGCATAAGCAGGTGCACCCGCTTGTTGCCACGGTTGCCGGCACCGTAAGCCGGTGGGGGATGCTGCGGCGCGGCGACGCGGTCCTGGTGGCGGTCTCGGGCGGGCCCGATTCCGTGGCCCTGTTGCATGTGCTGATCGAACTGTCCGCGGGCCTGGGCCTCCGTCTCGGCGTGGCCCATCTCAACCACTCACTGAGGGGGCGGGCTTCCGACAGCGATGCCGCCTTTGTCTCGACGCTCGCCCAAAAGCTGAACATTACCTGCCACACCTTTAAAAAGGATATACAAAAACTGCGGGAAAAGGAAGGTGGGAACCTCGAAGAAAGGAGCAGGCGGGCAAGGTATGCGTTTTTTGAAAAGACAGCCGCAGCCAACGGCTATCGAAAAATCGCCATAGGCCATCATGCGGACGACAGTGCCGAGCTGGTGTTGATGAATCTGCTGCGGGGCAGCGGCCCGGGCGGTATCGCCGGCATAGCGCCTGTCAGGGGCCGATCGATTGTCCGCCCCCTCATCGACGTGAGGCGCAGGGATATCATCGCCTATCTGCAGGCCGGGCACATCTCCTTTGTACAGGACGCATCCAACCGGGACCCGGGCTTCCTTCGAAATCGTATCCGGAACAAGCTGATCCCGGAGCTGTGCCGCAACGTCAATCCCAGGTTGCCGGAAACCCTCGTGCGCACGGCGGCCATTGTCCGGGAAGAGGAGGCATGGCTGCAAAAAATAGTTGCCGGCATGCTGGATGCCGCCACTGTCGAATCGGACGGCGGGCAGGTGATTCTGTCCGCGGCATATCTCTCCGGCCTGCCCGTGGCCGCCTTGAGAAGGGTGTTGAGAACTGCCCTAGAAAAACTGAAAGGCGATCTCAGGGGCATCACCTTCGCCCATGTCAGCGGGGTTGCCGACCTCCTCCTGAAAAAGCATGCCGGGCGTGAACGCCACCTCCCCGGCAGGATCCTGGCAAGGCGGCGGAAACTGGAACTCGTCATTACCCGGGAAAACCGGCCCCTGAGGGAAACGTCACCCGGCCGCCCGCCGGAAAAGAGCGTCGGGTTCCGGTATGACATCGCCCCCCCGGCAGGCCGGACAAGCACCGTGCTGATCGAGGAAACCGGACAGAAGCTCCTCCTGTCGGTCTTAGATCGCGACGAGATGCCCGGCGTCGCATCTGCTGGACAAAATTGTGGTTTTTTTGATATGGAAAAACTTGCATTTCCTTTAATGCTGAGACGCTATCAGGCCGGCGACCGCTTCACCCCGCTGGGTCTTAACGGTTCCCAGAAGGTTTCGAAATTTTTTATCGATCACAAGGTCGCACACCGCCTGCGCCAAACCTGCCCCATTCTGCTCAACCGGGGACGCATCGTCTGGGTGGTCGGGCACCGCATTGACGACCACTTCAAGGTGGGGGCGGCAACCCGCCGCATTCTCAAAATGGAACTTTTGCTTGCCTGA
- the ftsH gene encoding ATP-dependent zinc metalloprotease FtsH has protein sequence MNPFYKNLALWLVITLMMIMLYNLFNQQNQPETNVSYTDFLSMVKDERISEVVIQGQELFVTDTSRNRFKIYAPQDPDLITFLRNKGVVINAKPPAEAPWYMSVLISWFPMILLIGVWIFFMRQMQSGGGKAMSFGKSRARLLSDQSAKVTFEDVAGIDEAKEELGEIVEFLREPKKFTRLGGRIPKGVLLMGSPGTGKTLLARAIAGEAGVPFFSISGSDFVEMFVGVGASRVRDLFVQGKKNAPCIIFIDEIDAVGRHRGAGLGGGHDEREQTLNQLLVEMDGFESNEGVILISATNRPDVLDPALLRPGRFDRQVVVPLPDIKGRQKILQVHMKKTPIAPDVDAVILAKGTPGFSGADLENLVNEAALLGAKRNKEKVDMRDFEDAKDKVYMGLERKSKVIREEDRKTTAYHEGGHALVARFLPHTDAVNKITIIPRGRAAGVTWFLPEERDFKYKDQLQSELSVAFGGRVAEEIIFNRISTGASNDIKQATDLAQKMVRAWGMSDVLGPLSYSKDEEQIFLGREIAQHRDYSEATAKTIDDEISRLIDDAYQGAKKVLSENIDILHQLAELLLEKETVMGAELDELIRTARPGIELPSSPLGKETDGEADDDAGDRQSADDAAEDVPPENDPPPGDRTGSEDRTDR, from the coding sequence TTGAATCCGTTTTATAAAAATCTGGCCTTGTGGCTCGTCATCACGCTGATGATGATCATGCTCTACAACCTTTTCAACCAACAGAATCAACCCGAAACCAATGTGAGCTACACCGATTTTCTATCCATGGTTAAGGATGAACGCATCAGCGAAGTGGTCATCCAGGGTCAGGAACTTTTCGTAACCGACACGAGCCGGAATCGATTCAAAATATATGCGCCCCAGGATCCGGACCTCATCACCTTCCTCAGGAACAAGGGCGTGGTCATCAATGCCAAGCCGCCCGCCGAGGCCCCGTGGTACATGTCCGTGCTCATCTCGTGGTTCCCCATGATTCTTTTGATCGGCGTCTGGATCTTCTTCATGCGTCAGATGCAGTCAGGGGGCGGAAAGGCCATGTCTTTCGGCAAGAGCCGCGCCAGGCTGCTTTCCGACCAGTCCGCAAAAGTCACCTTCGAAGATGTCGCCGGCATCGATGAAGCCAAGGAGGAACTCGGGGAAATCGTCGAGTTTTTGAGGGAGCCGAAAAAATTCACGCGCCTGGGGGGGCGAATCCCCAAAGGCGTTCTACTGATGGGTTCTCCCGGTACGGGCAAGACGCTGCTTGCCAGAGCCATTGCCGGCGAAGCCGGTGTTCCCTTTTTCAGCATCAGCGGCTCTGATTTTGTGGAAATGTTCGTAGGCGTCGGCGCCTCACGGGTCAGAGACCTGTTTGTCCAGGGAAAAAAGAATGCGCCCTGCATCATCTTCATCGACGAAATCGACGCTGTCGGCCGTCACCGGGGCGCCGGTCTGGGCGGCGGGCATGACGAGAGGGAGCAAACCCTGAACCAGTTGCTGGTGGAGATGGACGGATTTGAATCCAATGAAGGGGTCATCTTGATATCCGCCACCAACCGCCCCGATGTTCTCGACCCCGCCCTGCTGCGTCCCGGGCGCTTCGACCGCCAGGTAGTGGTGCCCCTGCCGGACATCAAGGGCCGTCAGAAAATCCTGCAGGTGCACATGAAAAAAACCCCCATCGCTCCCGATGTCGACGCCGTCATTCTGGCCAAGGGCACGCCCGGCTTTTCCGGCGCGGACCTTGAAAACCTGGTAAACGAAGCTGCCCTGCTCGGCGCCAAGCGGAACAAGGAAAAGGTCGACATGCGGGATTTTGAAGACGCCAAGGACAAGGTGTACATGGGACTGGAAAGGAAGTCCAAGGTCATCAGGGAGGAGGACCGCAAGACCACGGCCTACCACGAAGGCGGCCATGCCCTGGTGGCCCGCTTTCTCCCTCACACGGATGCCGTCAACAAAATAACCATTATCCCCCGGGGAAGGGCCGCCGGCGTCACCTGGTTCCTGCCCGAGGAAAGGGATTTCAAATACAAGGACCAGCTTCAAAGCGAACTGTCCGTGGCTTTCGGCGGGCGCGTCGCCGAGGAAATCATTTTCAACCGCATCAGCACCGGGGCGTCCAACGATATCAAGCAGGCCACCGACCTGGCCCAGAAAATGGTTCGTGCATGGGGCATGAGCGACGTGCTGGGCCCTCTGTCCTATTCCAAGGATGAAGAACAGATCTTCCTTGGCCGCGAGATCGCCCAACACAGAGATTACTCGGAGGCAACCGCCAAAACAATCGATGATGAAATCAGCCGGTTGATCGATGATGCCTATCAGGGCGCGAAAAAGGTTCTGAGCGAAAACATCGATATCCTGCACCAGCTGGCGGAGCTGCTCCTGGAAAAGGAAACCGTGATGGGGGCCGAACTCGATGAACTCATCCGCACCGCAAGGCCCGGCATCGAACTGCCGTCCAGCCCGCTGGGCAAGGAAACGGATGGGGAGGCCGACGACGACGCGGGTGATCGACAATCAGCCGACGACGCAGCCGAAGATGTTCCCCCTGAAAACGATCCCCCGCCAGGTGATCGAACCGGAAGTGAAGACCGGACGGACAGATGA
- the folP gene encoding dihydropteroate synthase, translating into MKTYVMRWGKYRLTLGPRTLIMGILNVTPDSFSDGGKYIRPDEAVERGEQMAAAGADIIDIGGESTRPFSEGVSAKEEIQRVIPVIETLSRRIAAPISIDTTKAAVAEAALRAGASIVNDIGALRLDVGLADVAADYDVPLILMHMQGTPKNMQVEPRYGNLFAEINTFLEKAMVTAEKHGVSRTRIILDPGIGFGKTTGHNLQILKHLEFMESLDRPVLVGSSRKAFIRKTLTNEAMPELPPAHPFVETGTQATVAAAVMKGAHIVRVHDVANTRATVNVLTAIKQAEVAS; encoded by the coding sequence ATGAAGACCTATGTGATGCGGTGGGGGAAATACCGCCTGACCCTGGGGCCCCGTACCCTCATTATGGGCATCCTCAATGTAACCCCGGACTCCTTTTCAGATGGCGGGAAGTACATCCGCCCTGACGAAGCCGTGGAGCGGGGCGAGCAAATGGCAGCGGCCGGCGCCGACATCATCGACATCGGCGGGGAGTCCACACGGCCCTTTTCCGAGGGGGTGTCGGCAAAAGAGGAGATACAGCGCGTCATTCCCGTGATCGAAACCCTCTCCCGAAGGATCGCCGCCCCCATATCCATCGATACCACCAAGGCGGCGGTGGCCGAAGCGGCTCTGCGTGCCGGTGCGTCGATAGTCAACGACATAGGGGCACTGAGGCTGGACGTCGGTCTTGCAGACGTTGCCGCCGACTACGATGTTCCCCTGATCCTGATGCACATGCAGGGTACCCCTAAAAACATGCAGGTCGAACCACGCTACGGGAACCTGTTCGCTGAAATCAACACGTTTCTGGAAAAAGCCATGGTCACCGCCGAAAAGCACGGTGTTTCGCGAACCCGGATTATCCTGGACCCCGGCATCGGATTCGGCAAAACCACCGGTCACAACCTTCAAATCCTGAAGCATCTCGAATTCATGGAATCGCTTGACAGGCCGGTGCTGGTGGGTTCGTCCCGCAAGGCTTTCATTCGCAAAACACTCACGAACGAAGCGATGCCCGAGCTTCCCCCTGCGCATCCCTTTGTAGAAACCGGTACACAGGCCACCGTTGCGGCGGCGGTCATGAAGGGCGCCCATATCGTGAGGGTTCACGACGTCGCCAACACCCGTGCCACGGTAAACGTGCTGACGGCGATCAAACAGGCCGAGGTGGCATCTTGA
- a CDS encoding zinc-ribbon domain-containing protein, whose amino-acid sequence MEITCDSCQTKLKIADEKIPLDRTATFACPKCKGKITITADSLAAAAAGETAGTAADLGFEEETFETSEEIKDDRPFQFIEEEGKTAVVCETDPVIRKRAADILKLLEYHVTTAQDNREALKMMRYQNFDVVVVNEAFGTDDPDANGILIYLERLQMDVRRNMFVAMISERFRTMDYMMAFNRSVNLIINKENAADMDKILSKGISDYDMFYRIFKETMV is encoded by the coding sequence ATGGAGATAACCTGTGACAGCTGTCAAACCAAGCTGAAGATCGCCGATGAAAAGATTCCACTGGACCGGACGGCAACGTTCGCGTGCCCGAAATGCAAAGGGAAAATCACCATCACGGCGGACAGCCTTGCGGCCGCTGCGGCCGGGGAAACCGCCGGGACGGCGGCCGACCTGGGTTTCGAGGAAGAAACGTTCGAGACCAGTGAAGAAATCAAGGATGATCGACCTTTTCAGTTCATCGAGGAGGAGGGCAAGACCGCCGTGGTGTGTGAAACCGACCCCGTGATTCGCAAGCGGGCGGCAGACATCCTGAAGCTTCTGGAGTATCATGTCACCACCGCTCAGGATAACCGCGAAGCATTGAAGATGATGCGCTATCAAAACTTTGACGTGGTGGTGGTGAACGAAGCGTTCGGGACCGACGATCCTGATGCAAACGGCATCCTGATCTACCTGGAAAGGCTACAGATGGATGTCCGCAGGAACATGTTCGTGGCCATGATCAGCGAGAGGTTCAGGACCATGGACTACATGATGGCTTTCAACAGGAGCGTCAATCTGATCATCAACAAAGAGAACGCCGCCGACATGGACAAGATACTGTCCAAGGGAATTTCGGACTACGACATGTTCTATCGTATTTTTAAGGAAACCATGGTATAG
- a CDS encoding PilT/PilU family type 4a pilus ATPase, which translates to MRKQEIDHILTRMLDSHTNVSDLNLTVGKPLQVESAGQLVPVEIRPNIRELTPFQTEMFAMNLINRDRRLIEALVNHGSCDLSYSLPGKARFRVNIFSQSGNYSIVLRQLESKVPTIKEMNLPESFYEVAKEMNGIVFVTGATGSGKSTSLAAMLEEINEKKSAHVITLEDPIEYQHPHKKSTFNQRELGTDFDTFANGLRAALRQAPKVILVGEMRDRETVEIGLSAAETGHLVLTTLHTVDAGQTINRILGMFSIEEEKQIRIRLAETVRWVISQRLIPKIGGGRIAAFEIMASNLRVQDAILQGESEGKTFYEIMQAGRHKGMTTFDDYLVGLYEQGLITEENALAYASRKGVAGRGIDSVKHARGEATTDIDSLQMDRDYDKML; encoded by the coding sequence GTGAGAAAACAGGAAATTGACCACATATTGACCCGTATGCTCGATTCCCACACCAATGTGTCCGACTTGAACCTGACGGTGGGCAAACCCCTGCAGGTGGAAAGCGCCGGCCAGTTGGTTCCGGTGGAAATCAGGCCGAACATCAGGGAACTCACGCCGTTCCAGACCGAAATGTTCGCCATGAACCTGATCAACCGCGACCGCCGGCTGATAGAGGCCCTGGTAAACCATGGATCCTGCGACCTCTCCTACAGCCTGCCGGGAAAGGCGCGGTTCAGGGTCAACATTTTCAGCCAGTCCGGCAACTATTCCATCGTTTTGCGTCAGCTCGAGTCCAAGGTCCCGACGATCAAGGAGATGAATCTGCCCGAATCCTTTTACGAGGTCGCCAAGGAGATGAACGGCATCGTGTTCGTGACCGGGGCGACCGGTTCCGGCAAGTCCACTTCGCTGGCGGCCATGCTGGAAGAAATAAACGAGAAAAAATCCGCACACGTGATCACCCTGGAAGACCCCATCGAGTACCAGCATCCCCATAAGAAATCCACCTTTAACCAGCGGGAGTTGGGGACCGACTTCGACACCTTCGCCAACGGACTGAGGGCGGCCCTCAGGCAGGCGCCCAAGGTGATTCTGGTGGGCGAAATGCGTGACCGTGAAACGGTGGAGATCGGGCTGAGCGCTGCGGAGACGGGCCACCTGGTGCTTACCACGCTCCACACCGTCGATGCGGGACAGACCATCAACCGCATACTGGGTATGTTCAGCATCGAGGAGGAAAAGCAGATTCGCATACGTCTTGCCGAAACGGTGCGCTGGGTGATATCCCAACGGCTGATTCCGAAGATCGGCGGCGGGCGCATCGCCGCTTTCGAAATAATGGCGTCCAATCTGAGGGTTCAGGATGCCATTTTGCAGGGCGAATCGGAAGGGAAAACCTTCTATGAAATCATGCAGGCCGGCCGGCATAAGGGCATGACCACTTTCGATGACTATCTGGTTGGGTTGTACGAACAGGGGCTCATCACAGAGGAGAACGCCTTGGCGTACGCTTCCAGAAAGGGCGTGGCCGGCCGCGGCATCGATTCGGTGAAGCATGCCAGGGGAGAGGCCACCACGGATATCGATTCCCTGCAAATGGACCGCGATTATGACAAGATGCTGTGA
- a CDS encoding type IV pilus twitching motility protein PilT produces MAKIDAFFKLMHEQGASDLHLMAGQPPALRVRGDIERVKYKVLTNDDLRSMLYEITPEDKVKVFEETGDVDFGYEIPGLARYRSNFFMQKNGVGAVFREIPSAIMTAEQLGLPPVISKLSSLPRGLVVITGPTGSGKSTTLAAIIDQANRTRSDHIITIEDPVEFVHHSQKCIINHREVGIHTKSFTAALRGALREDPDIILVGEMRDLETISLAIEAASTGHLVFSTLHTTSAPKTVDRIVEVFPSNEQAQIRSTLSDGIRAIIAQVLFKRIDRKGRCPALEILIATPAVRNLIRESKTHQLNSMMQTGKKYGMQLLDEAIMDLYNKGWISPDDAYQKSNDKSRFRPLLKAPPTDFTEA; encoded by the coding sequence ATGGCGAAAATTGATGCTTTTTTTAAGTTGATGCACGAACAGGGTGCCTCGGACCTTCATCTCATGGCCGGCCAACCGCCCGCTTTACGGGTGAGAGGTGATATCGAAAGAGTCAAGTACAAGGTACTTACCAATGACGATCTGAGGAGCATGCTGTATGAGATCACACCCGAGGACAAAGTCAAGGTTTTCGAGGAAACCGGCGACGTCGACTTCGGGTACGAAATTCCCGGCCTGGCACGCTACCGCTCCAATTTTTTCATGCAGAAAAATGGCGTGGGCGCTGTTTTCAGGGAAATTCCCAGCGCGATCATGACCGCGGAGCAACTGGGGCTGCCGCCGGTCATCTCCAAGCTCTCCAGCCTGCCGCGTGGATTGGTGGTCATCACCGGGCCGACCGGCAGCGGTAAATCGACGACGCTGGCGGCCATTATCGACCAGGCCAACCGGACGCGAAGCGATCATATCATCACCATAGAAGACCCCGTCGAATTCGTGCACCACAGCCAGAAGTGCATTATCAACCATAGGGAAGTGGGGATCCATACGAAGTCCTTCACGGCCGCCCTGCGCGGTGCCCTGCGTGAGGACCCGGACATCATTCTGGTGGGCGAAATGCGTGATCTGGAGACCATATCACTGGCTATCGAAGCCGCTTCCACGGGGCATCTGGTGTTTTCGACCCTGCACACCACCAGTGCTCCGAAAACGGTGGACCGGATCGTGGAGGTTTTTCCCTCCAACGAGCAGGCCCAGATAAGATCCACGCTTTCGGACGGCATCCGGGCGATCATTGCCCAGGTGCTGTTCAAACGCATCGACCGCAAAGGGCGCTGCCCGGCTCTAGAAATCCTGATCGCCACGCCTGCGGTTCGCAACCTGATCCGGGAGTCGAAGACCCACCAGCTCAACTCCATGATGCAAACGGGGAAAAAGTACGGCATGCAGCTTTTGGATGAAGCCATCATGGATCTTTACAACAAGGGATGGATCAGTCCCGACGACGCGTACCAGAAATCGAACGACAAATCCCGTTTCAGGCCGCTGCTGAAGGCGCCGCCCACGGATTTTACTGAGGCCTAA
- a CDS encoding YggT family protein, with protein sequence MYIIGYFILAVAKVLDIVLVGYMWIVVARAVLSWVNPDPFNPIVRFIHNITEPVLYQIRSRIPVTFGGMDLSPIVVFAAIIFLRTFVVNTLYQMARSLM encoded by the coding sequence ATGTATATCATCGGTTATTTCATTTTAGCCGTAGCCAAGGTGCTGGACATCGTGCTGGTCGGCTACATGTGGATCGTGGTTGCCAGGGCCGTGCTGTCATGGGTCAACCCCGATCCGTTCAACCCCATTGTGCGGTTCATACACAATATCACCGAGCCGGTTCTCTATCAGATACGGTCCAGAATACCCGTCACCTTCGGGGGGATGGACCTGTCACCGATCGTGGTATTTGCCGCCATCATATTCCTGAGGACATTTGTGGTGAACACCCTGTACCAGATGGCGCGTTCGCTGATGTAA
- the proC gene encoding pyrroline-5-carboxylate reductase: protein MLRDKKICFIGAGNMGEALISGLVCSKATSPDNIVCTDISERKLKAVAEKYGVTTGTDNAAAIRGADLVIYVVKPQILASVLKETADSLDMSKIIISVAAGVPLAVIESCLKKDLRLVRVMPNIAAFVKESATAIAAGKHASRDDINLAKAVFDSVGKSIFIEENILMDAITGLSGSGPAYIFLIVDALADAGVKMGLSRDDALFLSSQTILGSAKLLLDTKEHPGQLKDRVTSPGGTAIAGIHTLEKGGLRTTLINAVEAATQRSRELGDAMIQNFTENND, encoded by the coding sequence ATGCTGCGGGACAAAAAAATCTGTTTTATCGGCGCCGGCAATATGGGCGAAGCGCTCATCAGCGGACTGGTCTGCTCCAAGGCCACGTCACCGGACAACATTGTCTGCACCGATATCAGCGAACGAAAACTGAAAGCGGTTGCCGAAAAATACGGCGTCACCACCGGCACCGACAATGCCGCCGCCATACGCGGCGCGGACCTTGTCATTTACGTCGTCAAACCCCAGATCCTCGCCTCGGTGCTGAAGGAAACCGCCGACAGCCTCGACATGTCCAAAATCATCATCTCCGTTGCCGCGGGGGTTCCCTTGGCGGTCATCGAATCGTGCCTCAAAAAGGATCTGCGCCTGGTGCGGGTCATGCCCAACATCGCCGCTTTCGTCAAAGAGAGCGCCACGGCGATCGCCGCGGGAAAACATGCCAGCCGGGATGACATCAATCTGGCCAAAGCCGTTTTCGATTCCGTAGGAAAAAGCATATTCATCGAGGAAAACATCCTGATGGACGCCATCACGGGGTTGAGCGGCAGCGGACCGGCCTACATTTTTCTGATTGTCGATGCGCTTGCAGATGCGGGTGTCAAGATGGGCCTCTCCAGGGACGACGCCCTGTTCCTGTCGTCCCAGACGATCCTGGGATCGGCCAAACTGCTCCTGGACACCAAAGAACACCCCGGGCAGTTGAAAGACAGGGTCACCTCCCCCGGCGGCACCGCCATCGCCGGCATCCACACATTGGAAAAGGGGGGGCTGCGCACCACCCTGATCAATGCCGTGGAAGCCGCCACCCAGCGATCAAGGGAACTCGGTGATGCCATGATTCAAAACTTCACCGAAAACAACGACTGA
- a CDS encoding cytochrome c biogenesis protein CcdA, translating into MFSETVSYSAAFAAGLLSFFSPCVLPLIPAYFSFITGMSLEDLTEKYSAAIRRKVFISTVAFILGFSLVFVLLGASASYLGSLTNAYRDPIRIAGGIIIIVLGIHLTGIVRIPFLEFEKRIHLKTKPLNIFGTFLVGMAFGAGWSPCTGPQLGSILAIAMGKDTVRQGVVLLGIYSAGLALPFIIISVFINYLLVFVKKATGFMKVFNTVAGAVLILAGCLLLANKLYLLTAIG; encoded by the coding sequence ATGTTTTCTGAAACCGTTTCATACTCGGCCGCCTTTGCCGCGGGGCTTCTGTCCTTCTTTTCCCCCTGTGTGCTTCCGTTGATACCGGCGTATTTTTCCTTTATCACGGGCATGTCGCTGGAAGACCTGACGGAAAAATACAGTGCCGCCATCCGCAGAAAGGTTTTCATATCGACCGTGGCTTTCATCCTTGGATTTTCCCTGGTTTTCGTGCTGTTGGGAGCCTCGGCGTCCTATCTGGGAAGCCTGACGAACGCTTACCGTGATCCTATCCGCATCGCCGGCGGCATCATCATCATCGTACTGGGCATCCACCTGACCGGTATCGTGCGCATTCCCTTCCTGGAATTCGAAAAGCGCATCCATCTGAAGACCAAGCCCCTCAATATTTTCGGAACATTTCTGGTGGGGATGGCATTCGGGGCCGGCTGGAGTCCGTGTACCGGCCCGCAGCTGGGTTCTATACTGGCGATAGCCATGGGCAAGGACACCGTCCGACAGGGAGTGGTTCTTCTGGGGATCTACTCGGCGGGCCTGGCATTGCCTTTTATAATCATTTCCGTATTCATCAATTATCTGCTGGTATTCGTAAAGAAGGCCACCGGTTTCATGAAGGTTTTCAATACCGTTGCCGGAGCCGTGCTGATCCTTGCGGGGTGTCTTCTGCTTGCCAACAAACTCTACTTGTTAACGGCGATTGGGTGA
- a CDS encoding thioredoxin family protein: MTKKTICLAAFLAALICIAQPALAAGPNSVRWHSYAEGMALRKSMAKKVFINFYATWCGFCKRMDTKTFTDKAVIDYLEKNFIAVKVDVDKERNVAAQYNISPLPDTWFISETGDAIGNRPGFIGADDLLPVLKFIHTESYLKMSYVQFLESQK, translated from the coding sequence ATGACCAAAAAGACCATATGTTTAGCCGCCTTTTTAGCCGCGTTGATTTGTATCGCACAACCCGCGCTGGCCGCCGGTCCGAACAGCGTCCGGTGGCACTCCTATGCGGAGGGGATGGCCCTGCGAAAATCGATGGCCAAAAAGGTTTTTATCAATTTTTACGCCACGTGGTGCGGTTTCTGCAAGAGGATGGACACCAAGACCTTCACCGACAAGGCGGTCATCGACTATCTTGAAAAAAACTTCATCGCCGTGAAGGTGGATGTGGACAAGGAACGAAATGTGGCCGCGCAATACAATATCAGCCCGTTGCCGGATACGTGGTTCATCTCGGAAACGGGCGATGCCATCGGAAACAGGCCGGGTTTCATCGGGGCCGACGACCTGCTGCCGGTACTTAAATTCATCCACACGGAAAGCTATTTGAAAATGTCTTACGTGCAGTTCCTCGAATCGCAGAAGTGA